The following proteins come from a genomic window of Oceanibaculum indicum P24:
- the hisC gene encoding histidinol-phosphate transaminase, which produces MSLPQPRPGVLTLKPYVATHGKTTQQRVIKLSANEGALGPSPKAVEAYKAMAGNLHRYPEGGSGTLAHAIAKKHGLDEARVICGNGSDELIEVIVKAFAGVGDEVIYTQYGFRMFPITTQSLGATPVMAPEKDFKVDIDAILEKVTERTRIVFLANPNNPTGSYNSIEEIRSLHARLPENIVLVLDAAYAEFVSKNDYSAGIDIVEGAQNVIMLRTFSKLYALAGLRLGWCYGSAYLIDILNRVRGPFNVNLAAQAAGIAALEDTAFQEKARAHNEKMVPWTLDAFARLGLECVPTVANFFLVRFPSDPAKNADAALAFMNSRGILVREMRSYNLPDYLRFSVGTEEEMKIVVDTLAEFLT; this is translated from the coding sequence ATGTCGCTGCCTCAGCCGCGTCCCGGTGTCCTTACCCTGAAGCCCTACGTCGCCACGCACGGCAAGACGACGCAGCAGCGCGTCATCAAGCTGTCGGCGAACGAAGGCGCGCTCGGCCCCAGCCCGAAGGCGGTCGAGGCCTATAAGGCGATGGCGGGCAACCTGCACCGATATCCCGAGGGCGGTTCCGGCACCCTTGCCCATGCCATCGCGAAGAAGCACGGCCTCGATGAGGCGCGCGTCATCTGCGGCAATGGCTCGGACGAGCTGATCGAGGTCATCGTGAAGGCCTTCGCCGGTGTCGGCGATGAGGTGATCTACACCCAGTACGGCTTCCGCATGTTCCCGATCACCACCCAGTCGCTGGGGGCAACCCCGGTGATGGCGCCGGAGAAGGACTTCAAGGTCGATATCGACGCCATCCTGGAAAAGGTGACGGAGCGCACAAGGATCGTGTTCCTGGCGAACCCGAACAACCCGACCGGCAGCTATAACAGCATCGAGGAAATCCGCAGCCTGCACGCAAGGCTGCCGGAGAACATCGTGCTGGTGCTGGACGCGGCCTATGCCGAATTCGTCAGCAAGAACGATTATTCCGCCGGCATCGACATTGTGGAAGGCGCGCAGAACGTCATCATGCTGCGCACCTTCTCCAAGCTATATGCGCTGGCCGGCCTACGGCTCGGCTGGTGCTACGGCTCGGCCTATCTGATCGACATCCTCAACCGGGTGCGCGGCCCCTTCAACGTGAACCTGGCGGCGCAGGCCGCCGGCATCGCGGCGCTGGAGGACACGGCCTTCCAGGAGAAGGCCCGCGCGCATAACGAGAAGATGGTGCCCTGGACCCTCGATGCCTTTGCCAGGCTGGGGCTGGAGTGCGTGCCGACGGTCGCCAACTTCTTTCTGGTCCGCTTCCCGTCCGACCCGGCGAAGAATGCCGACGCCGCGCTGGCCTTCATGAACAGCCGCGGCATCCTGGTGCGCGAAATGCGCAGCTATAACCTGCCCGACTATCTGCGCTTCTCGGTGGGTACCGAGGAGGAAATGAAGATCGTCGTGGATACGCTGGCAGAGTTTTTGACATGA
- a CDS encoding cation transporter → MSGCCGPSHDHGHDHGSAFDGASPAYRRVLLIVLAINAAMFVVEVAAGAIAGSLALYADSVDFAMDAATYGLSFWAIGRAAETRARVALLKGGSLGVIGTAVLGMALWRLYSGAPPEPITMGAIGLLALAANVISAVLLFRWRDGDANVASVWQCTRNDAIGNVLVVLAAVGVFGTGSALPDLIVASLMAALFLNSAFRIIRQARGELRSAAVQAG, encoded by the coding sequence ATGAGTGGCTGCTGCGGCCCTTCACATGATCATGGGCACGATCACGGTTCGGCTTTTGATGGCGCCTCGCCGGCCTATCGCCGGGTACTGCTGATCGTGCTGGCGATCAACGCTGCGATGTTCGTGGTGGAGGTAGCGGCTGGTGCTATCGCCGGGTCGTTGGCGCTTTACGCCGACTCGGTGGATTTCGCGATGGATGCCGCGACCTATGGCCTGTCCTTCTGGGCGATCGGCCGGGCGGCGGAGACACGCGCCCGCGTTGCCCTGCTGAAAGGCGGCAGCCTCGGCGTCATCGGCACGGCGGTGCTGGGGATGGCGCTGTGGCGGCTGTACAGTGGGGCGCCGCCGGAGCCGATCACCATGGGCGCCATCGGCCTGCTGGCGCTGGCCGCCAATGTCATCAGCGCGGTACTGCTGTTCCGCTGGCGCGATGGCGACGCCAATGTCGCCTCGGTCTGGCAATGCACGCGCAACGACGCCATCGGCAATGTGCTGGTGGTGCTGGCGGCGGTCGGCGTGTTCGGCACCGGCAGCGCGCTGCCGGACCTGATCGTGGCCTCGCTGATGGCGGCGCTGTTCCTGAACTCCGCCTTCCGCATCATCCGGCAGGCGCGGGGCGAGCTGCGCAGCGCGGCGGTGCAGGCCGGGTAG
- a CDS encoding prephenate/arogenate dehydrogenase family protein, producing the protein MSTQEITPNNDPVFERVALVGAGLIGSSLAWVSRKKGLARHVAVTSRSDATRKRVAELGFADSLHAEAKDAVTDADLVIVCTPVGACGAAAEAIAPYLKPGAIVSDVGSVKMAVVRDMGPHIPEGVHFVPGHPIAGTEHSGPDAGFAELFEGRWCILTPLPGGDPAATAKLRLFWERAGSMIEEMDAEHHDKVLAITSHLPHLIAYTIVSTAVDLEESTKNEVIKFSASGFRDFTRIAASDPVMWRDIFLNNREAVLEMLQRFSEDLSYLQRAIRWGEGDKLQELFTRTRTIRRGIIEAKQA; encoded by the coding sequence ATGAGCACGCAAGAGATTACCCCCAATAATGACCCCGTCTTCGAGCGCGTCGCCCTGGTCGGCGCCGGGCTCATCGGGTCTTCCCTCGCCTGGGTCTCGCGCAAGAAGGGCCTCGCCCGGCATGTCGCCGTCACCTCGCGCAGCGATGCGACGCGCAAGCGGGTGGCGGAGCTGGGCTTCGCCGATTCCCTGCATGCCGAGGCGAAGGACGCGGTGACCGATGCCGACCTCGTCATCGTCTGCACCCCGGTCGGCGCCTGCGGCGCGGCGGCGGAGGCGATTGCCCCCTATCTGAAGCCCGGCGCCATCGTCAGCGATGTCGGCTCGGTGAAGATGGCCGTGGTGCGCGACATGGGCCCGCATATCCCCGAGGGCGTGCATTTCGTGCCCGGCCATCCGATTGCCGGTACCGAGCATTCCGGCCCGGATGCCGGCTTCGCGGAACTGTTCGAGGGGCGCTGGTGCATCCTCACCCCGCTGCCCGGCGGCGATCCGGCGGCGACGGCGAAGCTGCGGCTGTTCTGGGAGCGGGCCGGCAGCATGATCGAGGAGATGGATGCCGAGCATCACGACAAGGTGCTGGCCATCACCTCGCACCTGCCGCACCTGATCGCCTACACCATCGTCTCCACGGCGGTCGATCTGGAGGAAAGCACGAAGAACGAGGTGATCAAGTTCTCCGCCTCGGGCTTCCGCGACTTCACCCGCATCGCCGCCTCCGACCCGGTGATGTGGCGCGACATCTTCCTGAACAACCGGGAAGCCGTGCTGGAGATGCTGCAACGCTTCTCCGAGGATCTCAGCTATCTGCAGCGCGCGATCCGCTGGGGCGAGGGCGACAAGCTGCAGGAGCTGTTCACCCGCACCCGCACGATCCGCCGCGGCATCATCGAAGCCAAGCAGGCATAG
- a CDS encoding fumarate hydratase, protein MVDFVYQDMFPLGEDKTPYRKLTSDFVSTVKLDGADIVKVAPEAITLLTDQAFRDISHLLRPGHLAQLKAILDDPEASPNDKYVAFDLLKTANISAGGVLPMCQDTGTAIVMGKKGQNIWTGGGDEQAIARGVFKTYTETNLRYSQLAPLSMFKEKNTGSNLPAQIEIYATEGNAYKFLFMAKGGGSANKAFLFQQTPAVLNPEKLYGFLEEKIKTLGTAACPPYHLAIVIGGTSAEINLKTVKLASARYLDGLPTQGSETGHAFRDVEAEQKILEMTRQMGIGAQFGGKYFCHDVRVIRLPRHGASVPIGLGVSCSADRQAVGKITKEGVFLEALERHPEKYLPEVTDDKLGGDVVKVDLNRPMDEIRKQLSQYPIKTRLSLSGPMIVARDIAHAKLKERIDSGEGLPDYFKQHIVYYAGPSKTPEGYASGSFGPTTAGRMDSYAEVMMKNGGSFISLAKGNRSAQVKNACKTYGGFYLGSIGGSAARLAQDCITKVEVLEYPELGMEAVWRIEVVDFPAFVIMDDKGNDFFADLLPE, encoded by the coding sequence ATGGTCGATTTCGTCTATCAGGACATGTTTCCGCTGGGGGAGGACAAGACCCCCTATCGCAAGCTCACCAGCGATTTCGTCTCCACCGTGAAGCTCGACGGCGCCGACATCGTGAAGGTCGCGCCGGAAGCGATCACCCTGCTGACTGACCAGGCCTTCCGCGATATCTCCCACCTGCTGCGCCCCGGCCATCTGGCGCAGCTGAAGGCGATCCTCGACGATCCGGAGGCCTCGCCCAACGACAAATATGTCGCCTTCGACCTGCTGAAGACAGCGAACATCTCGGCCGGCGGCGTGCTGCCGATGTGCCAGGACACCGGCACCGCCATCGTGATGGGCAAGAAGGGCCAGAATATCTGGACCGGCGGCGGTGACGAGCAAGCCATCGCGCGCGGCGTGTTCAAGACCTATACCGAGACCAATCTGCGCTACAGCCAGTTGGCGCCCTTGAGCATGTTCAAGGAGAAGAATACCGGCTCCAACCTGCCGGCGCAGATCGAGATCTATGCGACCGAGGGCAACGCTTACAAGTTCCTGTTCATGGCCAAGGGCGGCGGGTCGGCCAACAAGGCCTTCCTGTTCCAGCAGACCCCGGCGGTGCTGAACCCGGAGAAGCTCTATGGCTTCCTGGAGGAGAAGATCAAGACGTTGGGCACGGCGGCCTGTCCGCCCTACCACCTGGCCATCGTGATCGGCGGCACCTCGGCGGAGATCAACCTGAAGACGGTGAAGCTGGCCTCGGCGCGTTATCTCGACGGGCTGCCGACCCAGGGCAGCGAGACCGGCCACGCCTTCCGCGATGTGGAGGCGGAGCAGAAGATTCTGGAGATGACCCGGCAGATGGGCATCGGCGCGCAGTTCGGCGGCAAGTATTTCTGCCATGATGTGCGCGTCATCCGCCTGCCGCGCCACGGCGCCTCGGTGCCGATCGGGCTTGGCGTTTCCTGCTCGGCCGACCGCCAGGCCGTCGGCAAGATCACCAAGGAAGGCGTGTTCCTGGAGGCGCTGGAGCGCCATCCGGAGAAGTACCTGCCGGAAGTGACCGACGACAAGCTCGGCGGCGATGTGGTGAAGGTCGATCTGAACCGGCCGATGGACGAGATCCGCAAGCAGCTGTCGCAGTATCCCATCAAGACCCGCCTGTCGCTCTCTGGGCCGATGATCGTGGCGCGCGACATCGCCCACGCCAAGCTGAAGGAGCGGATCGACAGCGGCGAGGGGCTGCCGGATTACTTCAAGCAGCACATCGTCTATTATGCCGGCCCGTCCAAGACGCCCGAAGGCTATGCCTCCGGCTCCTTCGGCCCGACCACGGCGGGGCGCATGGACTCCTATGCCGAGGTGATGATGAAGAATGGCGGCAGCTTCATCTCGCTGGCCAAGGGCAACCGCTCGGCGCAGGTGAAGAATGCCTGCAAGACCTATGGCGGCTTCTATCTGGGCTCCATCGGCGGTTCGGCTGCGCGGCTGGCGCAGGACTGCATCACCAAGGTCGAGGTGCTGGAATATCCGGAACTGGGCATGGAGGCGGTCTGGCGCATCGAGGTGGTCGATTTCCCGGCCTTCGTCATCATGGACGACAAGGGCAACGACTTCTTCGCCGACCTGCTGCCGGAGTAG
- the metX gene encoding homoserine O-acetyltransferase MetX, with protein sequence MANATNAETSPDTLAGPVSAEGRALPGHSFVIGPDAPLKLECGVDLAPVTIAYQTYGTLNADRSNAVLVCHALTGDQFCAEPHPVTGKEGWWTSMIGPGKPLDPARHFIICSNVLGGCMGSTGPASIDPSTGKAYGLTLPVITVGDMVRAQARLIDHLGIDTLFCVIGGSMGAMQVLEWASSYSERVFCAIPIAGAARHSAQNIAFHEVGRQAIIADPDWRGGDYASHQVKPVRGLAVARMAAHITYLSEPALHRKFGRNLQDRQAITYGFDADFQVESYLRYQGSSFVDRFDANSYLYLTRAMDYFDLAYEHGGVLGNAFKNTKTRFCIVSFTSDWLFPTAESRAVVHALNAVAANVSFCEIESDKGHDAFLLDEPEMFAVLGGFLKGCAEHRGLATGEPA encoded by the coding sequence ATGGCCAACGCCACCAATGCCGAAACTTCCCCTGATACGCTGGCCGGTCCGGTCAGCGCCGAGGGCCGCGCCTTGCCGGGGCACAGCTTCGTCATCGGTCCTGACGCACCGCTGAAGTTGGAGTGCGGCGTCGATCTCGCCCCCGTCACCATCGCCTACCAGACCTATGGCACGCTGAACGCCGACCGGTCCAACGCGGTGCTGGTCTGCCATGCGCTGACCGGGGACCAGTTCTGTGCCGAACCGCACCCGGTGACTGGCAAGGAAGGCTGGTGGACCAGCATGATCGGGCCGGGCAAGCCGCTCGACCCGGCGCGCCACTTCATCATCTGCTCCAACGTGCTGGGTGGATGCATGGGCTCGACCGGCCCGGCCTCCATCGATCCTTCGACCGGCAAGGCCTATGGCCTGACCCTGCCGGTCATCACCGTGGGCGATATGGTGCGCGCGCAGGCCCGGCTGATCGACCATCTGGGCATCGATACGCTGTTCTGCGTCATCGGCGGCTCGATGGGCGCGATGCAGGTGCTGGAATGGGCGTCGAGCTATTCGGAGCGCGTGTTCTGCGCCATCCCGATTGCCGGGGCTGCGCGTCATTCGGCGCAGAATATCGCCTTCCACGAGGTCGGCCGGCAGGCGATCATCGCCGATCCGGACTGGCGCGGCGGCGACTATGCCAGCCATCAGGTGAAGCCGGTCCGTGGGCTGGCGGTGGCGCGCATGGCGGCGCACATCACCTACCTGTCGGAGCCGGCGCTGCACCGCAAGTTCGGCCGCAACCTGCAGGACCGGCAGGCGATCACCTACGGCTTCGATGCCGATTTCCAGGTGGAGAGCTATCTGCGCTATCAGGGCTCCAGCTTCGTGGACCGGTTCGACGCCAACTCCTACCTCTACCTGACGCGGGCGATGGATTATTTCGATCTCGCCTATGAGCATGGCGGCGTGCTGGGCAACGCCTTCAAGAACACGAAGACGCGCTTCTGCATTGTCTCCTTCACCTCCGACTGGCTGTTCCCGACGGCGGAGAGCCGCGCCGTGGTGCACGCGCTGAACGCGGTGGCCGCCAATGTCAGCTTCTGCGAGATCGAAAGCGACAAGGGGCATGACGCCTTCCTGCTGGACGAGCCCGAGATGTTCGCCGTGCTGGGTGGCTTCCTGAAGGGCTGCGCCGAGCACAGGGGCTTGGCCACGGGGGAACCGGCATGA
- a CDS encoding LysR family transcriptional regulator translates to MAHLNLHHLRLFRAVASDGTLTGAARTLNLSQSALSTQLRALEASLGQDLFERRGRSLVLTEAGRIALDHAEAIFRTADDLTATLRETGRARRALRIGALATLSRNFQLRFLQPLIGRADVEVILRSGAQDQLLRGLEGLSLDVVLTNLAPARDAASPWLVHRLDEQPVGLIGTPARLAAERCTRPLKDLLASEPLIVPTPETGLRAAFDALASRLGVTPVFAAEVDDMAMIRLLARADAGLAIIPPIVVRDELAAGTLVEAARLDGISEPFFAVTLQRRYPNPLLTEVLGPKQDGGS, encoded by the coding sequence ATGGCGCATCTGAACCTGCATCATCTCCGCCTGTTCCGGGCGGTTGCGAGCGATGGCACCCTCACCGGGGCTGCACGGACGCTGAACCTGTCGCAATCCGCGCTGTCCACACAGCTGCGCGCGCTGGAGGCGTCGCTGGGCCAGGATCTCTTCGAACGCCGGGGCCGTAGCCTTGTGCTGACGGAGGCCGGGCGCATCGCGCTCGATCATGCCGAGGCGATCTTCCGCACGGCCGACGACCTGACCGCGACCCTGCGGGAGACCGGGCGGGCGAGGCGCGCCCTGCGCATCGGGGCGCTTGCCACCCTGTCGCGCAATTTTCAGCTGCGCTTCCTGCAGCCCCTCATCGGGCGGGCTGATGTCGAGGTGATCCTGCGCTCGGGCGCGCAGGATCAGCTGCTGCGCGGGCTGGAGGGGCTGTCGCTCGATGTTGTGCTGACGAACCTCGCCCCGGCGCGGGATGCTGCCAGCCCGTGGCTGGTGCACCGGCTGGATGAGCAGCCCGTCGGGCTGATCGGCACCCCGGCGCGGCTTGCTGCCGAAAGGTGCACGCGCCCCTTGAAGGATTTGCTGGCGTCGGAGCCGCTGATCGTGCCGACGCCGGAAACGGGGCTGCGCGCCGCCTTTGACGCGCTGGCGTCACGGCTGGGTGTGACGCCGGTCTTTGCCGCGGAGGTGGATGACATGGCGATGATCCGCCTGCTGGCGCGCGCCGATGCCGGCCTCGCCATCATCCCGCCCATTGTCGTTAGGGACGAGCTGGCGGCGGGCACCCTGGTCGAGGCCGCCCGCCTGGACGGCATCAGCGAACCCTTTTTCGCCGTCACCCTACAGCGCCGCTATCCCAACCCGCTGCTCACGGAAGTGCTCGGTCCGAAGCAGGACGGGGGAAGCTGA
- a CDS encoding proton-conducting transporter transmembrane domain-containing protein yields the protein MTSLLSTAFPLTALAPLVLLATALPFAFRCGRRPGRLPLLAEAASLASLLLILGGLGQLLADGPIEGLALVRLDAISVTLALLVAFVGWVVIRYSRRYLDGEAREGRFHGLVLAAIAAVLLLVQAASLWVLAVCFIATGLILRQLLLFYPERAEARRAAAKFIRVWSAGDAALVLATLLLWLSFGTADIAVLTAATNLSTPSVIAVGLLVLAAVLKTAALPVHGWLTEVMEAPTPVSALLHAGIINSGGVLLITLSGLMQASPGAMAALVLIGGVTALFGALVMLTQSAVKTALAWSTVAQMGFMLLQCGLGLWPLALLHIVAHSLYKAHAFLSSGGAVQAVNAIRKPGPVAVPNLAAVARSFALALVLYVAVAAGFTLLLGEKSPQALALGAMLIFGVSYLIAQGLADAAPWSLTLRTATASLVTALAYFGFQVAAQAVWGPWLPQAPVAGSLEWALIVLAVLSFGLVAFAQALFPLWAHHPSTAGLRVHLANGLYLNALLDRMIGGFRTSSNA from the coding sequence ATGACCAGCCTCCTCTCTACGGCCTTTCCGCTCACGGCCCTGGCGCCGCTGGTGCTCCTGGCGACGGCCCTGCCCTTTGCCTTCCGTTGCGGACGCCGCCCCGGGCGGCTGCCCCTGCTAGCCGAGGCGGCAAGCCTGGCGAGCCTGCTGCTGATACTGGGCGGTCTGGGGCAGCTGCTGGCCGACGGTCCGATAGAAGGGCTGGCGCTGGTCCGCCTCGATGCGATCAGCGTGACGCTGGCGCTTCTGGTCGCCTTCGTCGGCTGGGTCGTCATCCGCTATTCCCGCCGCTATCTCGATGGCGAGGCACGCGAGGGCCGGTTCCACGGGCTGGTGCTGGCCGCCATCGCGGCTGTCCTGCTGCTGGTGCAGGCCGCCAGCCTGTGGGTGCTGGCCGTATGCTTTATCGCTACCGGCCTCATCCTGCGTCAGCTGTTGCTGTTCTATCCGGAACGGGCGGAGGCACGGCGCGCCGCCGCCAAGTTCATCCGGGTCTGGAGCGCCGGCGATGCGGCGCTGGTGCTGGCGACGCTCCTGCTCTGGCTAAGCTTCGGCACGGCCGACATCGCCGTGCTGACGGCGGCCACCAACCTATCGACGCCTTCGGTCATCGCCGTGGGCCTGCTGGTGCTCGCGGCGGTGCTGAAGACGGCCGCCCTGCCGGTGCATGGCTGGCTGACCGAAGTGATGGAGGCACCGACGCCGGTTTCCGCGCTGCTGCATGCCGGCATCATCAATTCCGGCGGGGTGCTGCTGATCACCCTGTCCGGCCTGATGCAGGCCAGCCCCGGCGCGATGGCGGCGCTGGTGCTGATCGGCGGGGTCACTGCCCTGTTCGGGGCGCTGGTGATGTTGACGCAAAGCGCGGTGAAGACGGCGCTGGCCTGGTCCACCGTGGCGCAGATGGGCTTCATGCTGCTGCAATGCGGGCTGGGGCTCTGGCCGCTGGCGCTGCTGCATATCGTGGCGCATTCGCTGTACAAGGCGCATGCCTTCCTGTCCTCGGGCGGCGCGGTGCAGGCGGTGAATGCAATCCGCAAGCCCGGCCCGGTCGCCGTGCCGAATCTCGCGGCCGTCGCCCGGTCCTTCGCGCTGGCGCTGGTGCTGTATGTCGCGGTGGCGGCCGGGTTCACCCTGCTGCTGGGCGAGAAGTCGCCGCAGGCGCTGGCGCTTGGGGCGATGCTGATCTTCGGCGTGTCCTACCTGATCGCCCAGGGGCTGGCCGATGCCGCCCCCTGGTCGCTGACGCTGCGGACGGCCACCGCCTCGCTGGTAACCGCACTGGCCTATTTCGGCTTCCAGGTCGCCGCCCAGGCCGTGTGGGGGCCATGGCTGCCGCAAGCACCGGTCGCCGGGTCGCTGGAATGGGCGCTGATCGTGCTGGCGGTGCTGTCCTTCGGCCTTGTCGCCTTCGCGCAGGCGCTGTTCCCGCTCTGGGCGCATCACCCCTCGACCGCCGGGCTCCGGGTGCATCTGGCGAACGGGCTTTACCTGAATGCGCTTCTGGACCGCATGATCGGCGGCTTCCGGACCTCCAGCAACGCCTGA
- a CDS encoding MerR family transcriptional regulator encodes MASYGIRDMAREAGCNEQTVRWYEEQGLLPPVPRTAGGQRRYDERHRRHLNFLRHARELGFSLDSIRELLTLYRTPEESCAAADRIADRHLADVRHKIARLQALEAELVRMVAACDGGSVADCRVIETLADHSHSHCLAPNHQAATV; translated from the coding sequence ATGGCGAGCTACGGCATCCGCGATATGGCCCGCGAGGCCGGCTGCAACGAGCAGACGGTGCGCTGGTACGAGGAACAGGGGTTGCTGCCGCCCGTGCCCCGCACAGCAGGCGGCCAGCGCCGCTATGACGAGCGCCACCGCCGGCATCTCAACTTCCTGCGCCATGCGCGGGAGTTGGGCTTCTCGCTGGACTCGATCCGCGAGTTGCTGACGCTCTATCGCACGCCGGAGGAATCCTGCGCCGCCGCCGACCGGATCGCCGACCGGCATCTTGCCGATGTGCGGCACAAGATCGCCCGGCTGCAGGCGCTGGAGGCGGAGCTGGTGCGCATGGTGGCGGCCTGCGATGGCGGCAGCGTCGCAGACTGCCGGGTCATCGAAACACTGGCCGACCACAGCCACAGCCATTGCCTGGCGCCGAATCACCAGGCTGCGACTGTATAG
- a CDS encoding chorismate mutase: protein MTVTAPTIDQNELESLRREIDALDREMHTLLMRRFEVTGRVAALKRSQQSANNWRPGRQAQLLRALVSRHNGSCPDAALVRVWQEIMGASLALQGSFSVGIFADKAGELWNLARDHFGSYIVMSEQDSTEALVGAVAAGDLSVAVVPAPGNGEASPWWLAITEQPGLRAVARLPLFDTPNRRDSQGGDAFALARLDAEETGDDCTLLAVLGDADEGALLAALGGEGRVLAAADTQDGRWRLVEIDRFLSPDTSLSLPASLHRYCHLGCYAAPYRG, encoded by the coding sequence ATGACCGTCACCGCCCCGACCATCGACCAGAACGAACTGGAATCGCTGCGCCGCGAGATCGATGCGCTCGACCGCGAGATGCACACGCTGCTGATGCGCCGGTTCGAGGTGACGGGCCGTGTCGCGGCGCTGAAGCGCAGCCAGCAGAGCGCCAACAACTGGCGGCCCGGCCGGCAGGCGCAGCTGCTGCGCGCGCTGGTCAGCCGCCACAATGGCAGCTGCCCGGATGCGGCACTGGTGCGTGTCTGGCAGGAGATCATGGGTGCTTCGCTGGCGCTGCAGGGCAGCTTCTCGGTCGGCATCTTCGCCGACAAGGCCGGCGAGCTGTGGAACCTGGCGCGCGACCATTTCGGCAGCTACATCGTCATGAGCGAGCAGGACAGCACGGAGGCGCTGGTCGGTGCCGTGGCTGCCGGCGATCTGTCGGTTGCCGTGGTCCCGGCACCGGGGAACGGTGAGGCGTCGCCCTGGTGGCTGGCCATTACCGAACAGCCGGGCCTCCGCGCGGTCGCCCGGCTGCCGCTGTTCGACACGCCGAACCGCCGCGATTCGCAGGGCGGCGATGCCTTCGCCCTGGCCCGCCTGGACGCGGAGGAGACCGGCGACGATTGCACGCTGCTGGCCGTGCTGGGCGATGCGGATGAGGGCGCGCTCCTGGCGGCCCTTGGCGGCGAAGGCCGTGTGCTGGCCGCCGCCGATACGCAGGACGGGCGATGGCGACTGGTCGAGATCGACCGGTTCCTCTCGCCTGACACCAGCCTTTCCCTGCCTGCCTCCCTCCATCGATATTGCCATCTCGGCTGCTATGCGGCGCCCTATCGGGGCTGA